In Flavobacterium sp. WV_118_3, one DNA window encodes the following:
- a CDS encoding T9SS type A sorting domain-containing protein, protein MKKRLYIVMAFFVANLAQGQVAISQAEYFWDTDPGYGNGIAIAAADGNFNSSFEKIAASGLNLPGVGLHKFNIRFKDNQNLWGSTFSSVVNVEASVTEGLVEVVQGEYFWGTDPGYGNGTPIVAADGNFNSAYEKFLSNGVPVPSTVGLYVFNIRLKDNQGLWGSTFKNVVSVENVLSLNDPATASNFNFYPNPATSTVYFDKEIKQVDIFDLNGRFVGTSSQSNLLNIADLAAGTYILKITTPDGISFTKKMIKR, encoded by the coding sequence ATGAAAAAACGACTTTATATAGTAATGGCTTTTTTTGTGGCAAACCTTGCTCAGGGGCAAGTAGCCATATCACAAGCCGAATATTTTTGGGATACCGATCCGGGTTACGGTAATGGTATTGCAATTGCCGCCGCCGATGGGAACTTTAACAGCTCTTTCGAAAAAATTGCCGCTTCGGGCCTCAACCTGCCGGGTGTTGGCTTGCACAAATTCAACATTCGTTTTAAAGACAACCAAAATCTATGGGGATCCACTTTTTCAAGTGTGGTCAATGTAGAAGCCTCGGTAACCGAAGGACTTGTTGAAGTGGTACAGGGAGAATATTTTTGGGGTACCGATCCCGGTTATGGCAACGGAACACCAATTGTAGCCGCTGATGGAAATTTCAACAGTGCCTATGAAAAATTCCTTTCCAATGGTGTACCGGTTCCCAGTACCGTTGGGCTGTATGTTTTTAACATTCGCCTAAAAGATAATCAGGGACTTTGGGGATCGACTTTCAAAAATGTAGTGAGTGTAGAAAACGTTTTAAGTCTTAACGACCCGGCAACAGCTTCCAATTTTAACTTCTACCCTAACCCGGCTACCTCAACGGTATATTTCGATAAAGAAATAAAACAAGTAGACATATTTGACCTAAATGGGCGATTTGTTGGAACCTCCAGCCAAAGCAATTTGCTAAACATTGCTGATCTCGCTGCTGGAACTTACATTTTAAAAATAACGACTCCTGATGGTATTTCCTTTACCAAAAAAATGATTAAGCGATAA
- a CDS encoding LytTR family DNA-binding domain-containing protein, which yields MLKAVVIDDIETIRKKNIATIKSNCPNIAIIGQADSVTSGVSLIKQLAPDIVFLDVEMPDGTGFDLLQKLQPIHFKVIFITGYEDFAIRAFRFSAIDYLLKPLDATDLVEAVKKAEESINKEIFDIKLNNLFSNLERPKNLQKLVLKTADRIYSVNIQDIVHCESDKNYTTFNFINAPKLVVSTNLKEYETMLAPHNFFRTHQSHLINMAYFDHFIKSDGGNTVVMKNKTSIPLSVRKKEEFLVLLENLHV from the coding sequence ATGTTAAAAGCTGTTGTCATCGACGATATTGAAACCATCCGAAAGAAAAATATCGCCACCATAAAATCAAACTGTCCCAATATTGCTATTATTGGCCAGGCCGATTCGGTAACATCAGGAGTAAGCCTTATCAAACAATTGGCGCCGGATATTGTTTTTCTCGACGTGGAAATGCCCGACGGAACCGGTTTTGATTTACTTCAAAAGCTACAACCTATTCATTTTAAAGTAATCTTCATTACAGGTTACGAAGACTTTGCTATCCGGGCTTTTCGTTTTTCGGCCATTGATTACCTGCTAAAGCCTCTGGACGCGACCGATTTGGTGGAAGCCGTTAAAAAAGCGGAAGAATCGATAAACAAAGAAATTTTCGACATAAAGCTCAACAACTTATTTAGCAATCTGGAAAGGCCTAAAAATTTGCAAAAGCTGGTTCTTAAAACGGCCGATCGTATTTATTCGGTCAATATTCAGGATATCGTGCATTGCGAATCAGATAAAAATTACACTACTTTTAATTTTATTAATGCACCAAAGCTCGTTGTTTCGACCAATCTGAAAGAATACGAAACGATGCTGGCACCACATAATTTCTTCAGAACACACCAATCACATCTGATCAATATGGCCTATTTCGACCATTTTATTAAATCGGATGGCGGTAATACGGTTGTCATGAAAAACAAGACTTCCATTCCCCTTTCCGTACGAAAAAAAGAAGAGTTTCTGGTTCTGCTGGAAAACCTTCATGTATAA
- a CDS encoding histidine kinase, translating into MYKTTWLTTVIVFFFISSVCYSQDKTIDSIKVILANPKISDTVRINTIIAGMDNSVTWGKQHVAFYNQLPPVFSKGLKLKNLNPKVKEKYLDAAGVYYYNVAKKEIFDGEGNPPEHFDLAIKYWKETKDYKTMAMAMIGKGTYYRKLADWPKTFENFFNALKYYESIKSKMGVSHVDMEIGTTCIVQEDWEKAIFYLKKSLTYYDVPASELSIGDRRDIAVLNNNIGVAYTRLKKLPEAHKSYLRAYESIKQNNDPQSESLVLVQLANSSNDMGDSAQAQIYLNQALALCKDDLSRQGVYGNAARIYYKSKSYAKAAEYGETSYTLALKLKNIGSRTGMSNLLYRIYKESGQYDKALKKYEAWIVLKDSSNTEASKNQLAQQQLKYDFEKKELQQKILQQQKLTAVKLEQQKHLSFIKLENEKKSALETSRNKLAQQQLKYDFEKKTLNQKLIQGKKVAAIKLEGEKKTAAKNNWLIGLSGALLLFLLGGYFYYRNTKQKQAITVLEKDQIKQKLLVTQMNPHFIFNSIDNIQGLIQDKQDKEAVDYLSKFSKLTRQILENSNENYISLAEEVEMTQNYLAIQQLLYNNKFRYTISIEASIDADTIFLPPMLTQPFIENAIKHGLSNKSEEGMITIHFYLKESKLFFEVTDNGKGFETDKKTTNHKSLAMTITKERLIGYTKNQDFLVQTDNIMDQHTNIVGAKVSFEIPYIYEN; encoded by the coding sequence ATGTATAAAACTACTTGGCTGACCACCGTAATTGTATTTTTCTTTATTTCTTCGGTTTGTTATTCTCAGGATAAGACTATTGATTCTATAAAAGTCATTCTTGCCAATCCTAAAATCAGCGATACAGTGCGAATAAACACTATTATTGCCGGAATGGATAACTCGGTCACCTGGGGCAAACAGCACGTTGCATTTTACAACCAATTACCTCCTGTTTTTTCCAAAGGACTTAAATTAAAAAACCTCAATCCGAAGGTAAAGGAAAAATATTTGGATGCTGCCGGAGTGTATTACTACAACGTTGCCAAAAAAGAAATTTTTGATGGCGAGGGTAATCCACCGGAACATTTTGATCTGGCTATAAAATATTGGAAAGAAACGAAAGATTATAAAACCATGGCTATGGCCATGATTGGTAAAGGCACCTACTATCGTAAATTAGCCGATTGGCCCAAAACATTTGAGAACTTTTTTAATGCGCTTAAATACTATGAAAGCATCAAAAGTAAAATGGGAGTGTCACACGTTGACATGGAAATCGGTACAACATGTATAGTGCAAGAAGACTGGGAAAAGGCCATTTTTTACCTAAAAAAATCCCTGACATATTATGATGTCCCTGCCTCAGAATTGAGTATCGGTGACCGACGTGACATTGCTGTTCTCAATAACAATATAGGTGTTGCCTACACGCGACTTAAAAAACTCCCGGAAGCGCATAAAAGCTATCTTAGAGCCTATGAATCTATAAAACAGAACAATGACCCACAGTCGGAATCGCTGGTATTGGTACAGCTCGCGAATTCCAGTAATGATATGGGTGATAGTGCCCAGGCACAAATCTATCTGAATCAGGCATTGGCTTTATGTAAAGACGACCTTTCCAGACAAGGTGTGTATGGAAATGCTGCCAGAATCTATTACAAATCAAAAAGTTATGCAAAAGCAGCTGAATATGGTGAAACATCGTATACTTTGGCTTTAAAATTAAAAAATATTGGCTCCAGAACCGGTATGAGTAACTTGTTATATCGAATCTACAAAGAAAGCGGACAATATGACAAGGCCCTTAAAAAGTACGAAGCCTGGATCGTGCTAAAGGATTCGAGCAATACGGAAGCCTCAAAAAACCAACTGGCACAACAACAGCTGAAATATGATTTCGAGAAAAAGGAACTGCAACAAAAAATCCTGCAGCAACAGAAATTAACCGCTGTTAAATTAGAACAACAAAAGCATTTATCGTTCATCAAGCTGGAAAACGAAAAGAAATCGGCACTGGAAACCTCCCGAAATAAACTGGCGCAACAACAGCTGAAATATGATTTTGAAAAAAAAACACTGAATCAAAAATTAATTCAGGGCAAAAAAGTAGCCGCCATTAAACTCGAAGGCGAAAAGAAAACGGCTGCTAAAAACAACTGGCTCATCGGACTTTCGGGCGCGCTTTTATTGTTCCTTTTAGGAGGTTATTTTTATTACCGAAACACCAAACAAAAACAAGCGATTACGGTTCTCGAAAAAGACCAGATCAAACAGAAGTTGTTGGTAACACAAATGAATCCGCATTTTATTTTTAATTCGATCGATAACATTCAGGGACTAATTCAGGACAAACAAGACAAAGAAGCAGTCGATTACCTGAGTAAGTTTTCCAAACTAACGCGTCAGATTCTGGAAAACTCCAACGAAAACTATATTTCATTGGCGGAAGAAGTCGAAATGACCCAGAATTATTTAGCGATTCAGCAACTTTTATACAACAATAAATTCCGTTATACCATTTCTATCGAAGCGAGTATTGACGCCGACACCATCTTTTTACCGCCAATGCTGACGCAACCTTTTATAGAAAATGCGATCAAACACGGTTTAAGCAATAAATCGGAAGAAGGTATGATTACCATTCATTTTTATCTGAAGGAATCCAAATTATTCTTTGAAGTCACCGATAACGGAAAAGGATTTGAAACCGACAAAAAAACAACCAATCACAAATCATTGGCGATGACCATCACCAAAGAACGTTTGATTGGCTATACCAAAAATCAGGATTTTCTGGTACAAACCGATAATATTATGGATCAGCATACCAATATTGTGGGTGCTAAAGTTTCCTTTGAAATTCCTTACATTTACGAAAATTAA